In Phyllobacterium zundukense, one DNA window encodes the following:
- the rpsL gene encoding 30S ribosomal protein S12 — MPTVNQLIRKPRTAPVKRNKVPALQENPQKRGVCTRVYTTTPKKPNSALRKVAKVRLTNGFEVIGYIPGEGHNLQEHSVVMIRGGRVKDLPGVRYHIIRGVLDTQGVKNRKQRRSKYGAKRPK, encoded by the coding sequence ATGCCTACCGTAAACCAGCTGATCCGCAAGCCGCGCACTGCGCCGGTAAAGCGCAATAAAGTCCCTGCTCTGCAGGAAAACCCGCAGAAGCGCGGCGTTTGCACTCGCGTCTATACGACGACACCGAAGAAGCCGAATTCGGCTCTCCGTAAGGTCGCCAAGGTGCGTCTGACGAACGGATTTGAAGTCATCGGATATATTCCGGGTGAGGGGCATAACCTTCAGGAACACTCCGTCGTGATGATCCGCGGCGGCCGTGTAAAGGATTTGCCGGGTGTTCGTTACCACATCATCCGTGGTGTTCTGGATACCCAGGGCGTCAAGAACCGCAAGCAGCGCCGTTCCAAGTACGGTGCGAAGCGTCCGAAGTAA